The Micromonospora krabiensis genome window below encodes:
- a CDS encoding sugar isomerase domain-containing protein: protein MISAQGYADAVRPVLDRLVDTQTDGITRAADLIAASLREGGVLQAFGAGHSEAFAAELVARAGGLVPTNRLSVHDLVLHGDAPRDVLADPKLERDPTIAHQIYELAAPQPRDVFVVASQSGINGSVVELATLVTGRGHPLIAVTSVEHTARVAPRHPSGRRLADLADVVLDNGAPYGDALLPLEGGGAVCAVSSVTTALLAQLLTAEVVRRFHQAGEVPPIYLSANVPGGDEHNLALESRYAGRLRRTA from the coding sequence GTGATCAGTGCCCAGGGGTACGCCGACGCCGTCCGGCCGGTGCTCGACCGGCTCGTCGACACGCAGACGGACGGGATCACCCGGGCCGCCGACCTGATCGCCGCCAGCCTGCGCGAGGGCGGCGTGCTCCAGGCGTTCGGCGCCGGCCACTCGGAGGCGTTCGCCGCCGAGCTGGTCGCGCGGGCCGGCGGACTGGTCCCCACCAACCGGCTCTCGGTGCACGACCTGGTGCTGCACGGCGACGCCCCGCGCGACGTGCTCGCCGACCCGAAGCTGGAGCGCGACCCCACCATCGCCCACCAGATCTACGAGCTCGCGGCGCCGCAGCCGCGGGACGTGTTCGTGGTGGCGTCCCAGTCCGGCATCAACGGCTCGGTCGTCGAGCTGGCGACGCTGGTCACCGGGCGCGGTCATCCGTTGATCGCGGTCACCTCGGTCGAGCACACCGCGCGGGTCGCTCCCCGGCACCCGTCCGGGCGGCGTCTCGCCGACCTCGCCGACGTCGTGCTGGACAACGGCGCGCCGTACGGTGACGCACTGCTGCCGCTCGAGGGCGGCGGCGCGGTCTGTGCGGTCTCCTCGGTCACCACCGCGCTGCTGGCGCAGCTGTTGACCGCGGAGGTCGTACGACGGTTCCACCAGGCCGGAGAGGTACCCCCTATCTACCTCTCCGCCAACGTCCCCGGCGGGGACGAGCACAACCTCGCCCTCGAGTCGCGGTACGCCGGGCGCCTCCGGCGGACCGCCTGA
- the ngcE gene encoding N-acetylglucosamine/diacetylchitobiose ABC transporter substrate-binding protein, protein MSVTPENPVELSRRTVLRRAAAAGLLATPAVGLLSGCVAGGDDEPTEQAAGEKTADNPLGVKEDAPLEVVIFNGGLGTKYATDVHIPSYKKKFPKAEVKFSQTEEVATVLQPRFTSNTPPDMVNNAGSKLMDQGALVQAGQVQDLTELFDAPALDGSGKLRDTLIPGTVEQGTFNGKPYVLNYAFTVFGLWYDSALFEKNGWAAPKTWAEFTALCDKIKAAGITPYSYAGANASYYQYLVILTSAAKIGGPDVLKNIDNLEPGAWTAEPVKQAAAAWAEIGAKYGNKAHLGLKHTEVQLQQNQGKVAFYPSGSWLENEQAKDTPPGFKYAVMPVPSVTTSDKLPQTAIFAAAGEMYFVASKGKNPRGGMEYLRHMLSKEGAKGFTELTKVLTVVKGAVDGLEISPGLTSGNAMLSAAGSDYFSYRFDTWYKKLDDEARAATNELMFNGGTADKFCQRMQKAADAVKSDSSIEKFTR, encoded by the coding sequence ATGTCCGTTACCCCCGAGAACCCGGTCGAGCTGAGCCGTCGGACCGTACTGCGTCGCGCCGCCGCGGCGGGTCTGCTGGCCACCCCGGCCGTGGGTCTGCTCAGCGGCTGTGTCGCCGGTGGCGACGACGAGCCGACGGAGCAGGCCGCTGGCGAGAAGACCGCGGACAACCCGCTGGGCGTCAAGGAGGACGCGCCGCTGGAGGTGGTCATCTTCAACGGTGGCCTGGGCACCAAGTACGCCACCGATGTGCACATCCCGTCGTACAAGAAGAAGTTCCCGAAGGCGGAGGTGAAGTTCTCCCAGACGGAGGAGGTCGCCACCGTCCTGCAGCCGCGGTTCACCAGCAACACCCCGCCGGACATGGTCAACAACGCCGGCTCGAAGCTGATGGACCAGGGCGCGCTGGTGCAGGCCGGGCAGGTGCAGGACCTGACCGAGCTGTTCGACGCCCCGGCGCTGGACGGCTCGGGCAAGCTGCGGGACACGCTCATCCCGGGCACGGTCGAGCAGGGCACGTTCAACGGCAAGCCGTACGTGCTGAACTACGCCTTCACCGTCTTCGGCCTCTGGTACGACAGCGCGCTGTTCGAGAAGAACGGTTGGGCCGCGCCGAAGACCTGGGCCGAGTTCACCGCGCTGTGCGACAAGATCAAGGCTGCGGGCATCACGCCGTACTCGTACGCGGGCGCGAACGCCTCGTACTACCAGTACCTGGTCATCCTGACCAGCGCCGCCAAGATCGGCGGACCGGACGTGCTGAAGAACATCGACAACCTGGAGCCCGGCGCCTGGACGGCGGAGCCGGTCAAGCAGGCCGCCGCCGCGTGGGCCGAGATCGGCGCCAAGTACGGCAACAAGGCGCACCTGGGCCTCAAGCACACCGAGGTCCAGCTCCAGCAGAACCAGGGCAAGGTGGCCTTCTACCCCAGCGGCTCCTGGCTGGAGAACGAGCAGGCCAAGGACACCCCGCCCGGCTTCAAGTACGCGGTCATGCCGGTGCCGAGCGTGACCACGTCCGACAAGCTGCCGCAGACCGCCATCTTCGCGGCGGCCGGCGAGATGTACTTCGTCGCCTCGAAGGGCAAGAACCCGCGCGGTGGCATGGAGTACCTGCGGCACATGCTCTCCAAGGAGGGCGCGAAGGGCTTCACCGAGCTGACCAAGGTGCTCACCGTGGTCAAGGGCGCGGTCGACGGCCTGGAGATCTCGCCCGGTCTCACCAGCGGCAACGCGATGCTGTCGGCGGCCGGCAGCGACTACTTCTCGTACCGCTTCGACACCTGGTACAAGAAGCTCGACGACGAGGCCCGCGCCGCCACCAACGAGCTGATGTTCAACGGTGGCACGGCGGACAAGTTCTGCCAGCGGATGCAGAAGGCGGCCGACGCGGTGAAGAGCGACTCGTCCATCGAGAAGTTCACCCGCTGA
- a CDS encoding carbohydrate ABC transporter permease: MRHGRYPFIVGFLTVPVAIYVTFVIGPYAQAFYLAMTNWRGVSANPKFIGLENFERLLSDDVFWKAVRHHGVLLLAMPLLTIAIALFFAFMLNVGGGSRGGVMTGVWGSRFYRVVFFFPQVLAVVIVGVIFSRVYAPDDSGLLNGALGLVGIDPVLFMANPKIALWSIVGVLVWQAVGFYVVLFSAGMASVPKDIYEAATIDGAGRAAMFFKVTLPLLWDTLQVAWVYLGIAAFDAFAIVQVLSVDQGGPDGATTVLGMEIYRNAFSYSQFGYASAMGVALFFLTITFAALTLRVSRRDTIEL; encoded by the coding sequence ATGCGGCATGGCAGGTACCCGTTCATCGTCGGTTTCCTGACGGTGCCGGTCGCGATCTACGTGACCTTCGTCATCGGGCCGTACGCCCAGGCGTTCTATCTCGCCATGACCAACTGGCGGGGGGTGAGCGCCAACCCGAAGTTCATCGGCCTGGAGAACTTCGAGCGGCTGCTCTCCGACGACGTGTTCTGGAAGGCGGTCCGGCACCACGGTGTCCTGCTGCTTGCCATGCCGCTGCTGACCATCGCCATCGCGCTCTTCTTCGCCTTCATGCTCAACGTGGGCGGGGGGAGCCGGGGTGGCGTGATGACCGGGGTCTGGGGGTCGAGGTTCTACCGGGTGGTGTTCTTCTTCCCCCAGGTCCTGGCCGTCGTCATCGTCGGCGTCATCTTCAGCCGGGTGTACGCGCCGGACGACAGCGGCCTGCTCAACGGCGCGCTGGGCCTGGTCGGGATCGACCCGGTGCTGTTCATGGCCAATCCGAAGATCGCGCTCTGGTCGATCGTCGGGGTGCTGGTCTGGCAGGCGGTCGGCTTCTACGTGGTGCTCTTCTCGGCGGGCATGGCGTCGGTGCCGAAGGACATCTACGAGGCGGCCACCATCGACGGGGCCGGTCGGGCGGCGATGTTCTTCAAGGTGACCCTGCCGCTGCTCTGGGACACCCTCCAGGTGGCCTGGGTCTACCTCGGCATCGCGGCGTTCGACGCGTTCGCCATCGTGCAGGTGCTCTCGGTCGACCAGGGCGGCCCGGACGGCGCCACGACCGTGCTGGGCATGGAGATCTACCGCAACGCGTTCAGCTACTCCCAGTTCGGCTACGCCTCGGCGATGGGTGTGGCGCTGTTCTTCCTGACGATCACGTTCGCGGCGCTCACCCTGCGCGTCAGCCGGCGTGACACGATCGAGCTGTAA
- a CDS encoding carbohydrate ABC transporter permease: protein MSTEIAPSAPVAPAGATEAGSRKAKASLDRRREVGLLSGLGHIALLVWAILVIAPLLWTILASFKSNTEIFLGNPFALPDSFSFSSYARAWSEAHVGRYFLNSVFVVTLSTAGTMLFGAMAAYVLARYPFPGNRVIYYLFVSGLAFPVFLALVPLFLVVNNLGLLNTYTGLILVYIAYSLPFTVFFLAAFFKTLPQSVAEAAMIDGASHTRLFFRIMMPMARPGLVSIAIFNIIGQWNQYLLPVALMQGEGADSKWVLTQGIASISTSAGYEADWAALFAALTLSILPMIIVYAIFQRQIQSGLTSGAVK, encoded by the coding sequence ATGTCGACGGAAATCGCACCGAGCGCACCGGTGGCCCCGGCCGGCGCCACCGAGGCCGGCAGCCGGAAGGCCAAGGCGTCCCTCGACCGGCGCCGCGAGGTCGGTCTGCTCAGCGGTCTCGGGCACATCGCCCTGCTGGTCTGGGCGATCCTGGTGATCGCGCCGCTGCTCTGGACCATCCTGGCCTCGTTCAAGAGCAACACCGAGATCTTCCTCGGCAACCCGTTCGCCCTGCCCGACTCGTTCAGCTTCAGCAGCTACGCGCGGGCGTGGAGCGAGGCGCACGTCGGGCGGTACTTCCTCAACAGCGTCTTCGTGGTGACGTTGAGCACCGCCGGCACCATGCTGTTCGGTGCGATGGCCGCGTACGTGCTGGCGCGTTACCCGTTCCCGGGCAACCGGGTGATCTACTACCTGTTCGTCTCCGGGCTGGCGTTCCCGGTGTTCCTCGCCCTGGTGCCGCTGTTCCTGGTGGTCAACAACCTCGGGCTGCTCAACACCTACACCGGTCTGATCCTGGTCTACATCGCGTACTCGCTGCCGTTCACCGTCTTCTTCCTGGCCGCGTTCTTCAAGACGCTGCCGCAGTCGGTGGCCGAGGCGGCGATGATCGACGGGGCGTCGCACACCCGGCTGTTCTTCCGGATCATGATGCCGATGGCCCGCCCCGGCCTGGTCAGCATCGCGATCTTCAACATCATCGGCCAGTGGAACCAGTACCTGCTGCCGGTCGCGCTGATGCAGGGCGAGGGCGCTGACTCCAAGTGGGTGCTGACCCAGGGCATCGCGAGCATCTCGACGTCCGCCGGCTACGAGGCGGACTGGGCGGCGCTGTTCGCGGCGCTGACGCTCTCCATCCTGCCGATGATCATCGTGTACGCGATCTTCCAGCGGCAGATCCAGTCCGGTCTGACCTCCGGCGCGGTGAAGTGA
- a CDS encoding bifunctional 3'-5' exonuclease/DNA polymerase — MLVAVVAGEGGSGGVLQALDAAGHPAGPPETVADLPAAVAARERADRPRWVWASGAALYPELLRAGVRVDRCHDVELTEALLLGHAGRWGEPRSLAAAWARLTGAPVPADPPPRPPAPPGVGQAALFDPPSGPPGPGIEALTRVYADQLARIADTAHPGRFRLLVAAESAGALIGVEMGAAGLPWRADVHDQILAELLGEPSPVGGPPRRLAELAARIADAFGVRQLHADSPAELLRAFARAGVEVPNTRAWVLRGVDHPAVPLVLEYKELYRIWTAHGWAWRDQWVRAGRFQPEYVPGGVVSGRWATRGGGALQIPKVIRRAVVADPGWRLVVADAGQLEPRVLAAVSGDARLAAAGGAGDLYAALAQDAFGGDRARAKVALLGAMYGQTGGAAVPALAVLKRSYPTAFGYVEAAARTGEAGGLVRSWLGRTCPPGTVGFGDPGDGASDPDGGFDTQSPGARAARSRGRFTRNFVIQATAAEWASTLLATLRGELAGSDAELVFFQHDEVVVHAPAAQADDVAASVTRSGERASALLFGDTPVRFPLDLSVVDCYADAA; from the coding sequence GTGCTGGTGGCGGTGGTGGCGGGTGAGGGCGGCAGCGGCGGCGTGCTGCAGGCGCTCGACGCCGCCGGGCACCCCGCCGGCCCGCCGGAGACGGTCGCCGACCTGCCCGCCGCGGTCGCCGCCCGGGAACGCGCGGACCGGCCACGCTGGGTGTGGGCGTCCGGTGCGGCGCTCTACCCCGAGCTGCTGCGGGCCGGGGTGCGGGTCGACCGGTGCCACGACGTCGAGCTGACCGAGGCGCTGCTGCTCGGTCATGCCGGCCGGTGGGGTGAGCCGCGGTCGCTGGCCGCGGCCTGGGCCCGGCTGACCGGCGCGCCGGTGCCCGCCGACCCGCCGCCACGCCCGCCCGCGCCGCCCGGCGTCGGCCAGGCGGCGCTCTTCGACCCGCCCTCCGGCCCGCCGGGCCCCGGCATCGAGGCCCTGACCCGGGTCTACGCCGACCAGCTCGCCCGGATCGCCGACACCGCCCATCCCGGCCGGTTCCGGCTGCTGGTGGCCGCCGAGTCGGCCGGCGCGTTGATCGGCGTGGAGATGGGCGCCGCCGGGCTGCCCTGGCGCGCCGACGTGCACGACCAGATCCTCGCCGAGCTGCTCGGCGAGCCGTCCCCGGTGGGTGGGCCGCCCCGTCGGCTGGCCGAGCTGGCGGCGCGGATCGCCGACGCGTTCGGCGTACGCCAACTGCACGCCGACTCCCCGGCGGAGCTGCTGCGCGCGTTCGCCCGGGCCGGGGTGGAGGTGCCCAACACCCGGGCCTGGGTGCTGCGTGGGGTGGACCATCCGGCGGTGCCGCTGGTGCTGGAATACAAGGAGCTCTACCGGATCTGGACGGCGCACGGCTGGGCGTGGCGCGACCAGTGGGTCCGCGCCGGCCGGTTCCAGCCAGAGTACGTGCCCGGTGGTGTGGTCTCCGGTCGCTGGGCCACCCGTGGCGGTGGGGCGTTGCAGATTCCCAAGGTCATCCGGCGCGCGGTGGTGGCCGACCCGGGCTGGCGGCTGGTGGTTGCCGACGCCGGCCAGTTGGAGCCGCGGGTGCTCGCCGCGGTCTCCGGCGACGCCCGACTCGCCGCCGCCGGTGGGGCCGGCGACCTCTACGCCGCGCTCGCGCAGGACGCGTTCGGCGGCGACCGGGCCCGGGCGAAGGTGGCGTTGCTCGGCGCGATGTACGGCCAGACCGGGGGAGCGGCGGTGCCCGCGCTGGCGGTGTTGAAACGCAGCTACCCGACGGCGTTCGGCTACGTGGAGGCGGCGGCGCGCACCGGGGAGGCGGGCGGACTGGTCCGCTCCTGGCTGGGGCGGACGTGCCCGCCCGGCACCGTCGGCTTCGGGGACCCGGGCGACGGCGCGTCCGACCCGGACGGCGGGTTCGACACGCAGAGCCCCGGGGCGCGCGCGGCCCGCTCGCGGGGCCGGTTCACCCGCAACTTCGTCATCCAGGCGACCGCGGCCGAGTGGGCGTCGACCCTGCTGGCGACGCTGCGCGGCGAGCTCGCTGGCAGCGACGCCGAGCTGGTCTTCTTCCAGCACGACGAGGTGGTGGTGCACGCCCCGGCCGCGCAGGCCGACGACGTGGCCGCCTCGGTGACCCGCTCCGGGGAGCGGGCGTCGGCGCTGCTGTTCGGCGACACCCCGGTGCGGTTCCCGCTCGATCTGTCCGTGGTGGACTGCTACGCCGACGCGGCCTGA
- a CDS encoding DM13 domain-containing protein: MLTRILRSPLAWAGVVLLGVVAAFGLYWFAPWKLVTDTYVDDALPATAATTTPAPSASGATASAPPARNQVLAGGAFVTHEHATRGRAEIVRRPDGRHLLVLRDLDTSNGPDLRVWLTDQPVLAGTAGWRVFDDGEWFEVARLKGNRGDQVYELPSSLVPADFRSVSIWCRRFAVSFGAAELTAT, encoded by the coding sequence ATGTTGACGCGGATCCTTCGATCTCCGCTCGCCTGGGCGGGCGTGGTGCTTCTCGGCGTGGTGGCGGCGTTCGGGCTCTACTGGTTCGCGCCGTGGAAGCTGGTCACGGACACCTACGTCGACGACGCCCTGCCTGCGACGGCCGCGACGACCACCCCGGCGCCGAGCGCCTCCGGCGCGACGGCCAGCGCGCCCCCGGCGCGGAACCAGGTGCTCGCCGGGGGCGCGTTCGTCACCCACGAGCATGCGACGAGGGGTCGGGCGGAGATCGTCCGGCGGCCCGACGGTCGGCACCTGCTCGTGCTGCGCGACCTCGACACGTCGAACGGACCGGACCTGCGGGTCTGGTTGACCGACCAGCCGGTGCTCGCGGGTACCGCGGGCTGGCGGGTCTTCGACGATGGTGAGTGGTTCGAGGTGGCGCGGCTCAAGGGCAACCGGGGCGACCAGGTGTACGAGCTGCCGTCTTCGCTCGTTCCGGCGGACTTCCGCAGCGTCTCGATCTGGTGCCGGCGCTTCGCGGTCTCGTTCGGGGCGGCGGAGTTGACGGCCACCTGA
- a CDS encoding sensor histidine kinase → MRDLTLIFLLALGAALVVGAAGALLLRLLRRSSITVHLCVLLTVTVLAVVGGVAAVAEAMFLSPHDLEVVLITVAAAATVSLAVGWHFGRRLAAAAVWADQARDRERHLEKGRRDLVAWVSHDLRTPLAGLRAMAEALEDGVVSDPATTREYHRRIRVETDRMTRLVDDLFELSRINAGALALSLNAVPLREVVSDVLSSTAPLAAARRVRLVATETGWPTVSASEPELTRVVANLLVNAVRYSPEDGTVRIEAGRERDSAWLSVTDTCGGIPPADLPRLFEVAFRGEPARTPRQANGGAGASGGLGLAIVRGLVEAHGGRVEVHNTGDGCRFVVRLAAA, encoded by the coding sequence ATGCGTGACCTCACGCTGATCTTCCTGCTCGCGCTCGGCGCCGCGCTCGTCGTCGGCGCCGCCGGCGCGCTGCTGCTCCGCCTGCTGCGCCGCAGCTCGATCACCGTGCACCTGTGCGTCCTGCTGACCGTCACGGTGCTCGCGGTCGTCGGCGGCGTGGCCGCGGTCGCGGAGGCGATGTTCCTGTCGCCGCACGACCTGGAGGTGGTCCTGATCACCGTCGCGGCCGCGGCGACGGTCAGCCTCGCCGTCGGCTGGCACTTCGGGCGACGGCTGGCGGCCGCGGCGGTCTGGGCCGATCAGGCCCGCGACCGGGAGCGGCACCTCGAGAAGGGCCGTCGGGACCTCGTCGCGTGGGTCTCGCACGACCTGCGCACCCCGCTCGCCGGGCTGCGGGCGATGGCCGAGGCGCTGGAGGACGGGGTCGTCAGCGACCCGGCGACAACCCGCGAGTACCACCGGCGGATCCGGGTCGAGACGGACCGGATGACCCGCCTCGTCGACGACCTGTTCGAACTGTCCCGGATCAACGCCGGGGCGCTCGCCCTGTCGCTGAACGCGGTTCCGCTCCGCGAGGTCGTCTCGGACGTGCTGTCCAGCACGGCGCCACTGGCCGCCGCACGACGCGTCCGGCTGGTCGCCACCGAGACCGGCTGGCCCACGGTGTCGGCGAGCGAACCGGAACTGACCCGGGTGGTGGCCAACCTGCTGGTCAACGCCGTGCGCTACTCCCCGGAGGATGGCACCGTCCGGATCGAGGCGGGCCGCGAACGCGACTCCGCCTGGCTCTCGGTGACCGACACCTGCGGCGGCATTCCACCGGCGGACCTGCCCCGCCTGTTCGAGGTGGCCTTCCGCGGTGAACCCGCCCGCACCCCCCGCCAGGCCAACGGAGGCGCGGGCGCGTCCGGCGGGCTGGGACTGGCGATCGTGCGCGGTCTGGTCGAGGCGCACGGCGGCCGGGTGGAGGTGCACAACACCGGCGACGGATGCCGTTTCGTCGTCCGACTGGCGGCGGCCTGA
- a CDS encoding response regulator transcription factor, whose amino-acid sequence MTHRVLVVDDDHTVSDVVCRYLEHAGYQVEHVGDGAAALTAVARQAPHLVVLDLMLPTLNGLQVCRELRTRPDSLPIIILTALGDEADRILGLQLGADDYLTKPFSPRELVLRVQSVLRRAGGEPTAGRPQVLTDDGLVVLTGPRTAHLHNTELTLTLREFDLLVHFLRHPSQAFTRAELLERVWGWNFGDQSTVTVHVRRLREKIEVDSAAPRRIATVWGVGYRYDPAHA is encoded by the coding sequence GTGACGCACCGGGTGCTGGTGGTCGACGACGACCACACCGTCAGCGACGTGGTCTGTCGCTACCTCGAACATGCCGGTTACCAGGTGGAGCACGTGGGAGACGGCGCCGCTGCCCTGACCGCGGTCGCGCGGCAGGCGCCACACCTGGTCGTGCTCGACCTGATGCTGCCCACCCTCAACGGGCTCCAGGTGTGCCGCGAGCTGCGGACCCGACCGGACAGCCTGCCGATCATCATACTGACCGCGCTCGGCGACGAGGCAGACCGGATCCTCGGCCTGCAACTCGGCGCGGACGACTACCTGACCAAGCCGTTCTCACCCCGGGAACTGGTGCTGCGCGTGCAGTCCGTGCTGCGTCGCGCCGGCGGGGAGCCGACAGCCGGTCGACCGCAGGTGCTGACCGACGACGGCCTGGTGGTGCTGACCGGCCCCCGAACGGCGCACCTGCACAACACCGAGCTGACGCTGACCCTGCGGGAGTTCGACCTGCTCGTGCACTTTCTGCGTCACCCGTCCCAGGCGTTCACCCGCGCCGAACTGCTGGAGCGGGTCTGGGGCTGGAACTTCGGCGACCAGTCGACGGTCACCGTCCACGTACGACGGTTACGCGAGAAGATCGAGGTCGACTCGGCGGCCCCCCGGCGGATCGCGACCGTCTGGGGCGTCGGCTACCGCTACGATCCCGCCCATGCGTGA
- a CDS encoding IS5 family transposase (programmed frameshift), protein MRRGELTDEAWVVIAPLLPEPGGARGRWRDHRQVINGILWKLRTGAPWRDLPERFGPWKTCHERLRRWTADGTWDRILAAAQVHDDGTPVQWTISIDSSIVRTHQHAAGARKKGGSPTSAATPGAQDGEAIGRSRGGLSTKIHLAVDGRGRPLSILLTPGQAGDNPQLLALLDAIRVNEPGPGRPRKRPEVLIADKGYAHDSTRRALRQRGIRHVIPERSDQVARRAAKGSHGGRPPAFDKVIYKKRNVVERCFNRLKQWRDLATRYAKRASLYRAGLVLIAAVIWLP, encoded by the exons GTGCGTCGTGGTGAGCTGACCGATGAGGCGTGGGTGGTGATCGCGCCGCTGCTACCGGAACCTGGCGGAGCTCGGGGGCGGTGGCGGGATCACCGCCAGGTCATCAACGGGATCCTGTGGAAGCTACGCACGGGTGCGCCGTGGCGTGACCTGCCGGAACGCTTCGGGCCGTGGAAGACCTGCCACGAACGGCTGCGCCGCTGGACCGCTGACGGGACGTGGGATCGGATCCTGGCCGCCGCGCAGGTGCATGACGACGGCACACCGGTGCAGTGGACGATCAGCATCGACTCGTCGATCGTGCGGACGCACCAGCATGCCGCTGGCGCCCGCA AAAAAGGGGGCTCCCCGACAAGTGCGGCGACGCCTGGTGCGCAAGATGGCGAGGCCATCGGCCGGTCCCGCGGCGGGTTGAGCACGAAGATCCACCTCGCGGTCGACGGACGCGGACGGCCGCTGTCGATCCTGCTCACCCCCGGCCAAGCCGGCGACAACCCGCAGCTCCTGGCGCTGCTGGACGCGATCCGCGTCAACGAGCCCGGGCCGGGTCGGCCCCGCAAGCGACCGGAGGTGCTGATCGCGGACAAGGGCTATGCACATGACTCGACCCGGCGAGCCCTGCGACAACGCGGGATCCGGCACGTCATCCCGGAACGCAGCGACCAGGTCGCTCGCAGGGCCGCCAAGGGCAGCCACGGCGGGCGACCACCGGCCTTCGACAAGGTGATCTACAAGAAGCGCAACGTCGTGGAACGCTGCTTCAACCGGCTCAAGCAGTGGCGTGACCTGGCAACGCGATACGCCAAACGCGCATCCCTCTACCGAGCCGGCCTCGTCCTGATCGCTGCCGTCATCTGGCTCCCATGA
- a CDS encoding NADP-dependent oxidoreductase, which yields MSTMRAVRAHARGGPEQLSYEEAPRPEPGPDEVLVAVKAASMTPHELTWPATWTTALDGSGPERIPIIPSHEFSGVVGAVGTDVASPGVGEAVYGLIPFVRDGAAAEYVTVPADVVAAKPATVDHDDTAAIPLAALTAWQALVTHAGLQAGQRVLVQGGAGGVGIYVVQLAASLGGRVIATAAAGDLDFVRDLGAEQVIDYAGDRFEDHVRDVDIVIDLVGGSTQSRSWSVLKPGGILVSVAAPPDQEEAARHGVRGAYFIVEPDRDALRSIAELVDDGRLRPVVDRVLSLAETRLGYEALETSKRRGKVVVHVAD from the coding sequence ATGAGCACGATGCGGGCCGTGCGAGCCCACGCCAGGGGTGGACCGGAACAGCTCTCGTACGAGGAGGCGCCGCGGCCCGAACCCGGCCCCGATGAGGTGCTGGTGGCCGTGAAGGCGGCCTCGATGACACCGCACGAGCTGACCTGGCCGGCGACCTGGACCACCGCCCTCGACGGGTCGGGGCCCGAGCGGATCCCGATCATCCCGTCGCACGAGTTCTCCGGCGTCGTCGGTGCGGTCGGGACGGACGTGGCGAGCCCCGGCGTCGGCGAGGCGGTCTACGGTCTGATCCCATTCGTGCGGGACGGCGCCGCCGCCGAGTACGTGACGGTGCCCGCCGACGTCGTGGCGGCCAAACCGGCCACCGTCGACCACGACGACACCGCGGCCATCCCGCTGGCCGCGCTGACCGCCTGGCAGGCGCTGGTGACGCACGCCGGTCTCCAGGCCGGCCAGCGCGTGCTGGTGCAGGGCGGCGCCGGCGGCGTCGGGATCTACGTGGTGCAGCTGGCGGCGAGCCTCGGCGGCCGCGTGATCGCCACCGCGGCGGCCGGCGACCTGGATTTCGTCAGGGACCTGGGCGCCGAGCAGGTGATCGACTACGCGGGCGACCGGTTCGAGGACCACGTCCGCGACGTGGACATCGTCATCGACCTCGTCGGCGGATCGACGCAGTCGCGCTCCTGGTCGGTGCTGAAGCCGGGCGGGATCCTGGTCAGCGTCGCCGCCCCGCCCGACCAGGAGGAGGCGGCCCGGCACGGCGTACGCGGGGCGTACTTCATCGTCGAGCCCGACCGGGACGCGCTGCGGTCCATCGCCGAGCTCGTCGACGACGGACGGCTGCGGCCGGTGGTGGACCGGGTGCTGTCGCTCGCCGAGACACGCCTGGGCTACGAGGCGCTGGAGACCAGCAAGCGCCGCGGCAAGGTCGTCGTCCACGTCGCGGACTAG
- a CDS encoding DUF1223 domain-containing protein — protein MTDPRTGSLGADPPTPAGHDPPAGGFAVVELFTSQGCSSCPPAEEVLSEIERDARTHGRPVYALGFHVDYWDYLGWPDPFGDGAYSARQEAYARAFGSGRLYTPQMIVNGAVEFIGSDRRRAADVIASALAGPAGTPVTLSVEAADGGRRVVVEYQAGRLPEPATLNLAVVERDLATDVAAGENAGRTLRQDNVVRAFTSTALAAERGRVELAAPRDLDVRRAAVVGYVQSERDKAVVGAVAVDLAG, from the coding sequence GTGACCGATCCACGCACTGGTTCGCTCGGCGCGGACCCGCCGACCCCGGCAGGTCACGACCCGCCGGCCGGTGGGTTCGCCGTCGTGGAGCTGTTCACGTCCCAGGGCTGTTCGAGCTGCCCGCCGGCCGAGGAGGTGCTGAGCGAGATCGAGCGCGACGCCCGCACACACGGACGGCCGGTCTACGCTCTCGGATTCCACGTCGACTACTGGGACTACCTGGGCTGGCCCGACCCGTTCGGCGACGGGGCGTACTCGGCGCGGCAGGAGGCGTACGCGCGGGCCTTCGGCTCCGGGCGGTTGTACACGCCGCAGATGATCGTCAACGGGGCGGTGGAGTTCATCGGCTCCGACCGTCGTCGGGCGGCGGACGTCATCGCGTCCGCCCTCGCCGGGCCCGCCGGCACACCGGTGACGCTGTCGGTCGAGGCCGCGGACGGCGGGCGCCGGGTGGTGGTGGAGTACCAGGCCGGGCGGCTGCCGGAGCCGGCGACACTCAACCTGGCGGTCGTGGAACGGGACCTGGCGACCGACGTCGCGGCGGGTGAGAACGCCGGGCGGACGCTGCGGCAGGACAACGTGGTGCGGGCGTTCACGTCAACCGCACTGGCCGCCGAGCGCGGGCGGGTCGAGCTGGCGGCACCGCGGGATCTGGATGTGCGGCGGGCCGCGGTGGTCGGCTACGTGCAGAGCGAGCGGGACAAGGCCGTCGTCGGGGCCGTGGCCGTCGACCTGGCCGGGTGA